One Glycocaulis abyssi DNA window includes the following coding sequences:
- a CDS encoding FAD-dependent monooxygenase encodes MTGKLLFDGDVVVSGGGLAGLTLALALHHAGVKVAVIDALPLDAQADIAFDGRASALAYTSWRMLEQIGVSAHLKGQAQRIEDILVVDGRPLDGLKPGGPGVDSLHFDRREIHPRDEGEPLGYMVENRHTRIAAAKCAGETGLPVFAPRRALSMQAQPGHAELTLDGGDMLRASLIVACDGKMSRLREGAGIRSLGRRYGQSAIVLTVEHELPHQGVAYEYFMPGGPFAILPLTGNRSSLVWTEKDAPARAIAALDAGGFQEALEARFGDFLGRVKPASQVHIYPLGLMLAERFAAERLALAGDAARTIHPIAGQGFNLGIRDAAALCEVIVDALRAGLDPGSQAVLTRYERWRKTDSAALALGTDAFNLLFSNDNTALRHARGLGLSLTNAIPVARRFFMRTAGGETGDLPRLLKGEALSL; translated from the coding sequence ATGACAGGCAAACTCCTCTTTGACGGCGATGTGGTGGTGTCCGGCGGCGGGCTGGCCGGGCTGACCCTGGCGCTCGCCTTGCACCATGCAGGCGTAAAAGTGGCGGTTATCGACGCCCTTCCCCTGGATGCACAGGCCGATATCGCCTTTGACGGACGCGCTTCTGCGCTCGCCTACACCTCCTGGCGTATGCTCGAACAGATCGGCGTGTCCGCGCACCTGAAAGGCCAGGCCCAGCGCATTGAGGATATTCTGGTCGTGGACGGACGTCCGCTCGACGGGCTGAAACCCGGCGGCCCCGGCGTCGACAGCCTGCATTTCGACCGGCGCGAGATCCATCCGCGCGATGAGGGCGAACCGCTCGGATACATGGTGGAAAACCGCCATACCCGCATCGCGGCAGCAAAATGTGCTGGCGAGACCGGCCTGCCGGTCTTTGCGCCACGCCGGGCGCTCTCCATGCAGGCGCAGCCCGGCCACGCCGAGCTGACACTTGATGGCGGCGATATGCTCCGGGCGAGCCTGATCGTGGCCTGTGATGGCAAGATGTCACGCCTGCGCGAGGGGGCCGGTATCCGCTCTCTTGGACGCCGGTACGGCCAGTCGGCCATCGTGCTGACCGTGGAGCATGAACTGCCCCATCAGGGCGTGGCCTATGAGTATTTCATGCCAGGCGGACCGTTTGCCATCCTGCCCCTGACTGGTAACCGCTCCAGCCTTGTCTGGACCGAGAAGGACGCGCCCGCGCGTGCCATTGCCGCGCTTGATGCGGGAGGCTTTCAGGAAGCGCTCGAGGCACGCTTTGGGGATTTTCTGGGCCGGGTGAAGCCAGCCAGCCAGGTGCATATCTATCCGCTGGGCCTGATGCTGGCAGAGCGCTTTGCCGCAGAGCGTCTGGCGCTGGCGGGCGATGCCGCGCGCACCATCCACCCCATTGCCGGGCAGGGCTTCAATCTCGGCATTCGCGATGCGGCGGCGCTGTGCGAAGTGATCGTCGATGCCCTGCGCGCAGGGCTCGATCCGGGGTCTCAGGCTGTGCTGACCCGCTATGAGCGCTGGCGCAAGACGGACTCAGCCGCGCTCGCGCTCGGCACTGACGCCTTCAACCTGCTCTTCTCCAACGATAATACGGCGCTGCGTCATGCGCGCGGGCTGGGCCTGTCCCTGACCAATGCCATTCCCGTGGCGCGCCGCTTCTTCATGCGCACGGCGGGCGGGGAGACGGGCGATCTGCCGCGCCTGCTCAAGGGTGAAGCTTTATCGCTCTGA
- a CDS encoding DUF305 domain-containing protein → MIAVSTLLALAMAVAADGPPILQPGAPGEPTREISVERSRALSQTRHTAADTRFMQHMIVHHQQAVDMVALIEGRTSNPSIIAIGGRIARSQDDEIALMRDWLMRRGEALEADDLHEHHGAGGHDHHHAHHASYDPDDIPLMTGMLSVNQMRALAAADGADFDRLFLEGMIHHHEGALIMVDELLEHPGAAEDIIMSDFTGHIVADQMAEILRMQNLLRDLPPAEEHEAEPHGHHHHHHH, encoded by the coding sequence TTGATAGCTGTCAGCACCTTACTGGCACTGGCGATGGCCGTTGCGGCGGATGGTCCGCCCATATTGCAGCCCGGCGCGCCCGGAGAGCCGACGCGCGAGATCAGCGTGGAACGTTCGCGCGCGCTCAGCCAGACCCGTCACACAGCCGCCGATACGCGCTTCATGCAGCACATGATCGTCCATCACCAGCAGGCGGTGGACATGGTCGCGCTGATCGAGGGGCGCACGTCCAACCCGTCCATCATCGCCATAGGCGGGCGCATTGCGCGCTCGCAGGATGATGAGATTGCCCTGATGCGCGACTGGCTGATGCGGCGCGGCGAGGCGCTGGAAGCCGATGATCTGCACGAGCATCACGGGGCTGGCGGGCATGACCACCACCACGCCCACCACGCCTCTTATGATCCTGATGATATCCCGCTGATGACCGGCATGCTGTCGGTCAATCAGATGCGCGCGCTGGCTGCTGCAGACGGGGCGGATTTTGACCGGCTCTTCCTGGAGGGCATGATCCATCACCATGAGGGCGCGCTCATCATGGTCGACGAGCTGCTGGAACATCCAGGCGCCGCCGAGGACATCATCATGTCGGACTTCACCGGCCATATCGTCGCCGACCAGATGGCCGAAATCCTGCGCATGCAGAACCTGCTGCGTGATCTGCCGCCCGCTGAAGAGCACGAGGCAGAGCCGCACGGCCACCACCATCATCACCATCACTAG
- the trpB gene encoding tryptophan synthase subunit beta, whose amino-acid sequence MTQPNAFSHYPDANGLFGEYGGRFVAETLMPNVLALEKAYAKWKDDPAFVKELEDFARDFVGRPSPLYFAERLTEEFGGAQVWFKRDELNHTGAHKINNCLGQVLLARLMGKTRIIAETGAGQHGVATATVAARFGIPCEVYMGATDVERQKPNVFRMKLLGAKVHAVTSGRGTLKDAMNEALRDWVTNPDDTFYVIGTVAGPHPYPAMVRDFQSVIGREARAQMLERIGRLPDAAVACIGGGSNAMGLFYPFLEDENVRLIGVEAAGKGVDTPDHAASLNGGKPGILHGNRTYLLQDEDGQIVEGHSISAGLDYPGIGPEHAFLHDVGRAEYRHATDAEALDMFQLCSKLEGIIPALEPAHALARVRDLAKELGPDGVILMNMCGRGDKDVFSVAGALGVEL is encoded by the coding sequence ATGACCCAGCCCAATGCCTTTTCCCACTATCCCGATGCCAACGGCCTGTTCGGCGAGTATGGCGGGCGCTTTGTCGCCGAGACGCTGATGCCCAACGTACTGGCGCTGGAAAAGGCGTACGCGAAATGGAAGGACGACCCGGCCTTCGTAAAGGAGCTGGAGGATTTCGCGCGCGATTTCGTGGGCCGTCCCAGCCCGCTCTATTTCGCCGAACGCCTGACCGAAGAGTTTGGCGGGGCGCAAGTGTGGTTCAAGCGCGATGAGCTCAATCATACCGGCGCGCACAAGATCAATAATTGCCTCGGCCAGGTGCTGCTCGCCCGCCTGATGGGCAAGACCCGCATCATCGCCGAGACCGGCGCAGGCCAGCATGGCGTCGCCACCGCCACCGTGGCCGCCCGCTTCGGAATCCCTTGCGAGGTCTATATGGGCGCCACGGATGTGGAGCGCCAAAAGCCCAACGTCTTCCGCATGAAGCTGCTCGGCGCGAAGGTCCACGCCGTCACATCAGGGCGCGGCACGCTCAAAGACGCGATGAACGAGGCGCTGCGCGACTGGGTGACCAATCCGGACGACACCTTCTACGTGATCGGCACGGTCGCTGGCCCCCACCCCTACCCCGCCATGGTGCGCGATTTTCAAAGCGTGATCGGCCGCGAGGCGCGCGCGCAGATGCTCGAGCGCATTGGCCGCCTGCCCGACGCGGCGGTTGCCTGTATTGGCGGCGGCTCGAACGCGATGGGGCTCTTCTATCCCTTCCTGGAAGACGAGAACGTCCGCCTGATCGGCGTGGAAGCCGCCGGCAAGGGCGTCGATACGCCAGACCACGCCGCCAGCCTCAACGGCGGCAAGCCGGGCATTCTCCACGGCAACCGCACCTATCTGCTACAGGACGAGGACGGCCAGATCGTGGAGGGCCACTCCATCTCGGCCGGTCTCGACTATCCCGGTATCGGGCCGGAGCACGCCTTCCTGCACGATGTGGGGCGCGCCGAATACCGACACGCCACCGACGCCGAGGCGCTGGACATGTTCCAGCTCTGCTCCAAGCTGGAAGGCATCATCCCGGCGCTGGAACCCGCCCATGCGCTCGCCCGCGTGCGCGACCTCGCCAAGGAACTGGGGCCCGATGGCGTGATCCTGATGAATATGTGCGGGCGCGGCGACAAGGACGTGTTCTCGGTGGCAGGCGCATTGGGGGTGGAGCTTTAG
- a CDS encoding TIGR02300 family protein, whose product MPKPDLGVKRICPETGKKFYDLGKDPIVSPFTGKEYPVSYFAEAVMKPARKAPKPKVEEEKEEEGLEDDEELGTADDAAESDDEDDDADDDAPELDEEPIDLGDDEDEDDDVAPVKGKKAPVDDDLDGFSDEEADLDDEDEDDGILLDEDEDDFDADIGVEDEDDDTP is encoded by the coding sequence GTGCCCAAACCAGACCTTGGCGTCAAGCGAATCTGCCCGGAAACCGGCAAGAAATTCTATGACCTTGGCAAAGACCCGATTGTCTCGCCGTTCACCGGCAAGGAATATCCGGTCTCTTACTTTGCAGAGGCCGTGATGAAACCGGCCCGCAAGGCGCCCAAGCCCAAGGTCGAGGAGGAGAAGGAAGAAGAAGGGCTGGAGGACGATGAGGAGCTGGGAACGGCTGACGACGCCGCCGAGAGCGATGATGAGGACGACGACGCGGACGATGACGCGCCCGAACTCGACGAAGAGCCCATCGATCTGGGTGATGATGAGGACGAGGACGACGATGTTGCTCCGGTAAAGGGCAAGAAGGCCCCGGTCGACGACGATCTGGACGGGTTCTCCGACGAAGAGGCTGATCTCGACGACGAAGACGAGGATGACGGCATTCTGCTGGATGAGGATGAAGACGATTTCGACGCCGATATCGGCGTCGAAGACGAGGATGATGATACCCCGTAA
- a CDS encoding DUF1150 family protein, producing MAPEEFEQSETGVPATVYVREIAAADVFEQVMPGGAIEIDGVTLEPDQQLYAIHDEDGRRVGLFADRDAAFAAARWHGAAPVSVH from the coding sequence ATGGCTCCTGAAGAGTTTGAACAAAGCGAAACCGGTGTGCCTGCGACCGTTTATGTGCGCGAGATTGCCGCTGCAGACGTGTTCGAGCAGGTGATGCCGGGCGGCGCGATTGAAATTGATGGCGTGACGCTGGAACCCGATCAGCAATTATACGCTATCCATGATGAAGACGGGCGCCGTGTCGGCCTGTTTGCCGACCGCGATGCGGCTTTTGCCGCCGCGCGCTGGCATGGTGCGGCCCCGGTTAGCGTGCACTAG
- the accD gene encoding acetyl-CoA carboxylase, carboxyltransferase subunit beta, with the protein MNWLSKLTPPGVSRMFDKRDTPENLWMKCPVSGEMVFHKDLEAALHVTPAGHHVRIGPDVRLRYTFDATWEEIALPEVAKDPLKFRDDKPYASRLAAARKKTGREDAMAIAVGRIQGIETTVLVQDFSFMGGSLGMAAGESFLKAAETAVERRTPLVVFTAAGGARMQEGCLSLMQMPRTTIGVEMLREAKLPYVVVLTDPTTGGVTASYAMLGDVHLAEPGALIGFAGQRVIEQTIREKLPEGFQRAEYLLEKGMVDRVVHRRDLPRVLGNVLRTLMKRPPASANVPAPAA; encoded by the coding sequence ATGAACTGGCTTTCCAAGCTTACCCCTCCGGGTGTTTCGCGCATGTTCGATAAGCGCGACACGCCGGAAAATCTCTGGATGAAATGCCCGGTCTCCGGCGAGATGGTGTTTCACAAGGACCTCGAAGCCGCCCTGCACGTCACGCCCGCGGGCCATCATGTGCGCATCGGGCCGGACGTGCGCCTGCGCTATACATTCGACGCCACGTGGGAAGAAATCGCCCTTCCCGAAGTGGCCAAGGACCCGCTGAAATTCCGCGATGACAAGCCCTATGCCTCGCGCCTTGCCGCTGCCCGCAAGAAGACGGGCCGCGAGGACGCGATGGCGATTGCGGTTGGCCGCATACAGGGCATCGAGACCACCGTGCTGGTGCAGGACTTTTCCTTCATGGGCGGCTCGCTCGGCATGGCGGCGGGCGAATCCTTCCTGAAAGCGGCTGAAACGGCGGTAGAGCGCCGCACGCCGCTTGTCGTGTTTACCGCTGCTGGCGGTGCGCGCATGCAGGAAGGGTGTCTCTCCCTCATGCAGATGCCGCGCACGACCATAGGCGTTGAAATGCTGCGTGAGGCAAAGCTGCCTTATGTCGTGGTGCTGACCGACCCCACGACCGGCGGGGTCACCGCCTCCTACGCCATGCTGGGCGATGTGCATCTGGCCGAGCCCGGCGCATTGATCGGCTTTGCCGGACAGCGCGTGATCGAGCAAACGATCCGAGAAAAACTGCCAGAAGGCTTCCAGCGCGCCGAATACCTGCTGGAAAAGGGCATGGTGGACCGCGTCGTCCACCGCCGCGATCTGCCGCGCGTGCTGGGCAATGTGCTGCGCACGCTGATGAAGCGCCCGCCCGCCAGCGCCAACGTGCCTGCGCCCGCCGCCTGA
- a CDS encoding BrnA antitoxin family protein, with the protein MMGRTVRIRLEDLPPLTQADRERLRRLAELPDDEIDTSDIPEWTEEEFANAVWHTGHGKQQVTVRLDKDVLAFFKKGGRGYQTRINAVLRAFMEAQRKTPAE; encoded by the coding sequence ATGATGGGACGTACCGTCCGCATCAGACTTGAAGACCTGCCACCGCTGACGCAAGCGGATCGCGAGCGGCTACGTCGTCTTGCCGAACTCCCCGACGACGAGATCGATACCTCTGACATTCCCGAATGGACCGAGGAGGAGTTCGCCAACGCAGTCTGGCATACCGGCCATGGCAAGCAGCAGGTGACGGTGCGGCTGGACAAGGATGTGCTCGCCTTCTTCAAAAAGGGCGGGCGCGGCTATCAGACACGCATCAATGCCGTCCTGCGCGCCTTCATGGAAGCCCAGCGCAAGACCCCGGCGGAATAG
- the trpA gene encoding tryptophan synthase subunit alpha, which translates to MTRLSDTFARLKSDGQAGFVAYVMAGDPDAATTLKVMHGLAEAGADVIELGAPFTDPMADGPPIQRAALRALDSGMTLRGVLQLIAEFRKTNAATPIVIMGYANPFHAFGYQAFVDAAAAAGGDGVICVDLPPEEDVPLREPMERAGLSLIRLATPTTDDDRLPQVVKNTSGFVYYVSTTGVTGAGIGQTAVVSGAVDRVRKASGLPVAVGFGVKTPERAAEIAKVADAVVVGSAIVDALADGGVAGAVKLAKELASATHNAR; encoded by the coding sequence ATGACACGCCTTTCCGACACGTTTGCGCGCCTGAAATCTGACGGGCAGGCCGGGTTCGTCGCCTATGTGATGGCCGGTGATCCTGATGCCGCCACGACGCTGAAAGTCATGCACGGGCTTGCTGAAGCCGGAGCCGATGTGATCGAGCTGGGCGCGCCGTTTACCGACCCCATGGCCGATGGCCCGCCCATCCAGCGCGCGGCGCTGCGGGCGCTCGACAGCGGCATGACGCTTCGCGGCGTGCTGCAGCTCATCGCGGAGTTCAGGAAGACCAATGCGGCGACGCCAATCGTCATCATGGGCTATGCCAACCCCTTCCACGCCTTTGGCTATCAGGCGTTTGTCGATGCGGCAGCCGCGGCCGGCGGCGATGGCGTGATCTGCGTGGACCTGCCGCCTGAGGAAGACGTGCCGCTTCGCGAGCCGATGGAGCGCGCTGGCCTCTCCCTGATCCGCCTCGCCACCCCCACGACCGACGATGACCGCCTGCCGCAAGTGGTGAAGAACACATCCGGCTTTGTCTATTACGTCTCCACCACGGGCGTGACGGGCGCCGGTATCGGCCAGACGGCAGTAGTCTCCGGCGCGGTCGACCGGGTGCGCAAGGCATCCGGATTGCCGGTTGCGGTGGGCTTTGGCGTAAAAACGCCAGAGCGGGCCGCAGAGATCGCCAAGGTCGCTGATGCGGTCGTCGTCGGCTCGGCGATTGTGGACGCGCTGGCGGATGGTGGTGTGGCCGGAGCGGTCAAACTGGCCAAAGAACTGGCCTCCGCCACCCATAATGCGCGATAA
- the aroA gene encoding 3-phosphoshikimate 1-carboxyvinyltransferase, translating to MVSNGKAALHLAASGPRTARQGSSIEGRRAASPDKSISHRAIMLAGMAQGMSRIEGLLESADVLATAGAVRALGAGVERTGDGHWQVTGAPQWRSPDGDLDLGNSGTGVRLLMGAAARFDLTARFTGDESLSSRPMERVLAPLRLMGVTTSAASGGRLPVTLTGSARLNAITYTPPVASAQVKSAILLAGLGAMGETVVIEPEATRAHTETLAPLFGADMSMERDGPGLVARVRGGKALHSANVHVPGDPSSAAFPLAAGLVAGTGPVSVTGVMTNPARFGLYEVLKMMGADMTITPAGTRAGEALADIVVRPGRLKGVEVPPEIAPSMIDEYPILSVIAAFAEGVTHMTGLAELRAKESDRLAASAALLAANGVKVELGEDSLTVHGLGPGGVPGGGLVKTLHDHRLAMAGLVLGLGAKEPVTVDDVAMIATSYPGFFDDMAALGADIA from the coding sequence ATGGTTTCCAACGGTAAAGCCGCCCTGCACTTGGCTGCATCCGGTCCGCGCACGGCGCGCCAGGGCAGCTCTATCGAGGGCCGGCGCGCCGCCTCGCCGGACAAGTCCATCTCGCACCGGGCCATCATGCTGGCGGGCATGGCGCAAGGCATGAGCCGTATCGAGGGCCTTCTGGAAAGCGCGGACGTGCTGGCAACCGCCGGGGCCGTGCGAGCGCTGGGGGCCGGTGTGGAACGCACCGGGGACGGGCACTGGCAGGTAACAGGCGCGCCGCAATGGCGCTCCCCTGACGGCGATCTCGACCTTGGCAATTCCGGCACCGGCGTGCGCCTGCTGATGGGCGCGGCGGCGCGCTTTGACCTGACGGCCCGCTTTACCGGCGATGAGAGCCTGTCTTCCCGGCCCATGGAGAGGGTATTGGCGCCCTTGCGCCTGATGGGCGTCACCACCAGCGCAGCCAGCGGCGGTCGCCTGCCGGTCACGCTTACCGGCTCTGCCCGGCTCAACGCGATCACCTACACCCCGCCCGTCGCGTCTGCGCAGGTAAAAAGCGCCATATTGCTGGCGGGACTTGGGGCGATGGGCGAGACGGTGGTGATCGAGCCGGAAGCCACACGCGCTCATACCGAGACACTGGCGCCGCTGTTCGGTGCGGATATGTCCATGGAACGAGACGGGCCGGGCCTGGTCGCGCGCGTACGCGGCGGCAAGGCGCTGCACAGCGCCAATGTGCATGTGCCGGGCGATCCCTCCTCTGCCGCCTTCCCGCTGGCAGCCGGGCTGGTGGCTGGCACCGGCCCGGTCAGTGTGACGGGCGTGATGACCAATCCCGCACGCTTCGGGCTCTACGAGGTGCTAAAGATGATGGGCGCGGACATGACCATTACGCCTGCTGGCACCCGCGCGGGCGAGGCACTGGCGGACATCGTCGTGCGGCCGGGCAGGCTGAAAGGCGTCGAGGTGCCGCCCGAAATCGCGCCCTCCATGATTGATGAATACCCGATCCTGTCGGTCATCGCGGCCTTTGCCGAGGGCGTGACACATATGACGGGCCTTGCCGAGCTGCGCGCCAAGGAAAGCGACCGGCTGGCGGCCTCTGCCGCGCTGCTGGCCGCCAATGGGGTGAAGGTGGAGCTGGGAGAGGACAGCCTGACGGTTCATGGGCTTGGCCCCGGCGGCGTGCCGGGCGGTGGCCTCGTCAAGACGCTGCACGATCACCGCCTCGCCATGGCGGGGCTGGTGCTGGGCCTTGGCGCGAAAGAGCCGGTGACAGTCGATGATGTCGCCATGATCGCCACCTCCTATCCCGGCTTTTTTGATGACATGGCCGCGCTGGGCGCGGACATCGCCTGA
- a CDS encoding SDR family oxidoreductase yields MARHGISRRGLLGGTAAAAGAISAVAAASPALGKALRSEPFLAGKTILITGSSSGFGRLGAEHYARLGARVFASMRNLPRAEADELIALAEAEGLAIEVVEIDVTSDESVANGVAEVLEATGGTLDVLVNNAGIALAGPIELQDMEATRLIFETNTFGPHRMARAVLPAMRAAGSGLIVQISSQLGRVIVPGLGHYSPVKFALEAMSEAMAYELVPHGIDVTIIQPGGYPTQIWNNASTLTAALLERTPEERLAAYPELIAGMGAGGGGGSTDPMDIPDAIAQLIASPGGTRPLRVALHPDARPQLGINEVSRETQLAMLGGSPYGPWVRDVLER; encoded by the coding sequence ATGGCCAGACACGGTATCAGCCGCCGGGGTTTGCTGGGCGGCACGGCAGCGGCGGCAGGGGCGATCAGTGCGGTGGCAGCAGCTTCTCCGGCACTCGGCAAGGCGCTGCGCTCCGAACCGTTCCTTGCGGGCAAGACCATCCTCATTACGGGATCATCGTCGGGCTTCGGGCGGCTTGGCGCCGAGCATTATGCCCGCCTTGGCGCGCGGGTGTTTGCCTCGATGCGCAATCTGCCCCGCGCCGAAGCGGATGAGCTGATCGCTCTGGCAGAGGCCGAGGGTCTTGCCATTGAGGTGGTGGAGATTGATGTCACCTCTGATGAGAGTGTGGCGAACGGCGTGGCCGAAGTGCTCGAGGCGACCGGCGGCACGCTCGATGTGCTGGTCAATAATGCCGGGATCGCGCTTGCCGGTCCGATAGAGCTGCAGGACATGGAGGCGACGCGCCTCATTTTCGAGACCAATACGTTCGGCCCTCACCGCATGGCACGGGCCGTGCTGCCGGCGATGCGCGCGGCGGGCAGCGGCCTGATCGTGCAGATATCCTCACAGCTCGGCCGGGTGATCGTGCCGGGTCTGGGGCATTATTCGCCGGTCAAGTTCGCGCTGGAAGCCATGAGCGAGGCGATGGCCTATGAGCTGGTGCCCCATGGCATCGATGTGACCATCATCCAGCCGGGCGGTTACCCGACGCAGATCTGGAATAATGCCAGCACCCTTACAGCTGCGCTGCTGGAGCGCACGCCGGAGGAGCGGCTGGCGGCCTATCCAGAACTGATCGCGGGCATGGGCGCAGGCGGCGGGGGCGGCAGCACCGACCCGATGGATATACCCGATGCCATTGCGCAGCTGATTGCCAGCCCTGGCGGAACGCGGCCCCTGCGCGTGGCCCTGCACCCCGATGCCCGGCCCCAGCTGGGCATCAACGAGGTCAGCCGCGAGACCCAGCTGGCCATGCTGGGCGGTTCGCCCTACGGGCCGTGGGTGCGAGATGTGCTGGAACGCTGA
- a CDS encoding LVIVD repeat-containing protein: protein MKHLLRCTAALGVLSLALGTAQAQVNTVGEDERSHLAGGLFDAESASWNMVLEHNVPPIDAFFDERALFAPAQFMAAMQAAREAEERGEEATPPAFTPLALANTDFAFQGDHVIMGNYHGFLIYNVAGDAPELVTAVVCPGGQGDVSVYGDLLFLSVEHNRARLDCGSEAAEGEVNPDRFRGIRVFDISDITAPRQIAAVQTCRGSHTHTLLPDPNDENILYVYNSGTQPVRSGDELEFCSDGQPGENPETSLYSIDIIRVPLDAPETAELIDSPRIFADRETGEIAGLWQGGQLGIASQRTAQTNHCHDITVYPELGIAGGACSGNGILLDITDPANPSRIAELFDPDMAYWHSATFNNAGDVVVFTDEWGGGTAARCRTEDPANWGANLIATVEGNVLRGQSFYKLPSTQGASENCVAHNGSLVPVPGRDIMVQSWYQGGISVMDFTDPQNPFEIAYFDRGPVDPDNLIVAGYWSSYWYNGRIYASEIARGLDVLRLEANEHLSEAELAAAEAVIEREVNPQTQTRIVWEDTPDVARSYLIQLQRNEAIDAGLATRVGDAITRWEANPERNARGLVGSIRLLNNAAAEAEGRDAARLAELAALFTRVAG from the coding sequence ATGAAACACTTGCTGAGATGCACTGCCGCGCTTGGTGTCCTGTCGCTCGCTCTCGGTACGGCGCAGGCCCAGGTGAACACGGTGGGCGAGGATGAACGCTCCCATCTGGCAGGCGGGCTTTTCGATGCGGAAAGCGCCAGCTGGAACATGGTGCTGGAGCATAATGTTCCGCCCATCGACGCCTTCTTTGACGAGCGCGCCCTGTTTGCGCCCGCGCAGTTCATGGCCGCGATGCAGGCAGCGCGTGAAGCCGAGGAGCGCGGTGAGGAAGCCACTCCGCCTGCCTTCACGCCGCTGGCTCTGGCCAATACAGACTTTGCCTTCCAGGGCGATCACGTCATCATGGGCAATTATCACGGCTTCCTGATCTATAACGTGGCCGGGGATGCGCCTGAGCTGGTGACGGCGGTCGTGTGTCCGGGCGGTCAGGGCGATGTGTCGGTCTATGGCGATCTGCTCTTCCTGTCGGTGGAGCATAACCGGGCGCGGCTCGATTGCGGCTCTGAGGCCGCTGAAGGTGAGGTCAATCCGGACCGTTTCCGCGGCATCCGCGTTTTTGACATTTCCGACATCACCGCGCCGCGCCAGATCGCTGCCGTGCAGACCTGCCGCGGCTCGCACACGCATACCCTGCTGCCCGATCCGAACGATGAGAACATCCTTTATGTCTACAATTCAGGCACCCAGCCTGTGCGCTCCGGCGATGAGCTGGAGTTCTGCTCTGACGGGCAGCCGGGCGAGAACCCGGAAACCTCGCTCTATTCCATCGACATTATCCGCGTGCCGCTCGATGCGCCGGAAACGGCCGAGCTGATCGACAGCCCGCGCATTTTTGCCGACCGTGAAACCGGCGAGATTGCCGGCCTCTGGCAGGGCGGCCAGCTGGGCATTGCCAGCCAGCGCACAGCCCAGACCAATCACTGCCATGACATCACGGTCTATCCCGAGCTGGGCATTGCCGGCGGCGCGTGCAGCGGTAACGGCATATTGCTGGACATCACCGACCCGGCCAATCCGTCGCGCATAGCCGAGCTTTTCGACCCGGACATGGCCTACTGGCACTCGGCGACCTTCAACAATGCGGGCGATGTCGTTGTCTTCACGGATGAATGGGGCGGCGGCACAGCGGCGCGCTGCCGCACCGAAGACCCGGCTAATTGGGGCGCCAACCTGATTGCCACGGTCGAGGGCAATGTGCTGCGCGGGCAGAGTTTCTACAAGCTGCCCTCCACGCAAGGCGCCAGCGAGAACTGCGTCGCGCATAATGGCTCGCTGGTGCCGGTGCCGGGCCGGGATATCATGGTGCAGTCCTGGTATCAGGGCGGCATCTCGGTGATGGATTTCACCGATCCGCAAAACCCATTCGAGATCGCCTATTTCGACCGCGGTCCGGTGGACCCGGACAATCTGATCGTGGCCGGTTACTGGTCGTCCTACTGGTATAATGGCCGCATCTACGCCAGCGAGATCGCGCGCGGACTGGATGTGTTGCGCCTTGAGGCAAACGAGCATCTCTCCGAGGCGGAGCTGGCCGCCGCCGAGGCGGTGATCGAGCGTGAAGTGAACCCGCAGACCCAGACGCGTATCGTGTGGGAAGACACGCCGGATGTGGCGCGGTCCTACCTCATCCAGCTGCAACGCAATGAGGCCATTGATGCGGGGCTGGCCACACGTGTCGGCGATGCCATCACGCGCTGGGAGGCCAACCCTGAGCGCAATGCGCGCGGGCTTGTCGGCTCGATCCGGCTCCTGAACAACGCCGCTGCCGAGGCCGAGGGACGCGATGCCGCGCGCCTGGCCGAGCTGGCGGCCCTGTTCACCCGCGTAGCGGGCTAG